In Rhodanobacter denitrificans, the sequence ACAGCGAGCCGGCCAAGCGCTAGAAACGGCGCGTCCGGCGAACCGCGAGCGGTCCCCGGCAGTGGCACATTCGCGATCAAGCGCCTAGAATCGTCCCCGGCGTTTTCTGCGATGTGCGCCAGCACACTCTTACATTTGCCTTGTTCCTAAATACGGCCCCGGGTCGGCTTCACATCGGCTGTTGTGCATGTCCGCCACGTGCGGAAAGCCTTGAGGCCATGTAGCTCTCCCACCTGATCCATCGTGGATCAAGGTCGTTCGGTGGGCAGCGGCATCGCGGTGACGCCACTCATTCCCCGCCCCGTTCGTCCCGCGACGAACGGGGCGAACTACGACGGAGTTGCGCGAAACGTGGACGCCACCGCCCGACGACGCGAGCTTCGCCAGCGCCTGGCCGATCAGCGTCGCGCCCTGCCACCGAGCGCACGCATCGCCGCCGCCCAGGGCCTGCGCCGCAGCCTTGAACAGCTCCCCGAATACCTCACCGACACACGCGTGGCCGGCTACTGGGCCAGCCACGGCGAGTTGCCGCTGAACCTGGCGATCGCGCCGCTGGCCGGCCGCGGCCAGCAGTTCCTGCTGCCGGTGATCGGCGCGGGCAAGCATTTGCGCTTCGCGCCGTGGCAAGCCGGCGACGACGTGCAGCCGAACCGCTACGGCATCCCCGAGCCGGCCGCGCCGACCGAACTGCTGGAACCGTTCCAGCTCGACCTGGTGTTCGTGCCGCTGCTCGGCTTCGACCGCCGCGGCAACCGTCTCGGCCACGGCGGCGGCTA encodes:
- a CDS encoding 5-formyltetrahydrofolate cyclo-ligase, coding for MDATARRRELRQRLADQRRALPPSARIAAAQGLRRSLEQLPEYLTDTRVAGYWASHGELPLNLAIAPLAGRGQQFLLPVIGAGKHLRFAPWQAGDDVQPNRYGIPEPAAPTELLEPFQLDLVFVPLLGFDRRGNRLGHGGGYYDRSFAFLNEQVRPTEPLLVGVGYAFQELPQVEEEAWDVPLDFIATERELIDCHPEANA